The following are from one region of the Quercus robur chromosome 1, dhQueRobu3.1, whole genome shotgun sequence genome:
- the LOC126717299 gene encoding receptor-like protein 46 isoform X6: MAKLSLLLPLLLLPVLLTFVATSLSCPEHQKQALLHFKASFINATSSTKSTLNRLDSWNSSSDCCHWDGVNCSSHFGSKTVLALYLDHITLYSQETVWLPSTILTPLFHIRSLMHLDLSGNEIQGELPRDGFGNLTKLVHLDLCLNYFNGSIPSQLFHLRYLQYLDLSVNSIQGELPRDGFGNLTKLVHLDLWNNGFINGSIPSQLFHLRHLQYLDLSFSYFHGTLSGEVASLQNLRVLKLAGTFSLENILVELPKEIGNMTKLQQLSLNENNFFGKIPSSILNLKELKILDLGHNSLSMEIPIDIGNLSNITSLVLSDNNLTGRIPSSILKLTKLETFQLDNNKLVGEIPSGLSNIKGLKSLLLGGNHLTWNNNATIEPKFMLSELSLKSCSLEGEIPNWISTQKTLNFLDLSENQLEGMFPQWLAKMDVGFISLSGNSLTGSLSPFLFNSHNLVFLSLSRNNFYGELPSNIGNASALMVLMLDGNNFSGNFPESITNIYRLVFLDLSNNNFFSNLTDMTTLKHLNIHDNKITSEFLDRVCQISNLYILNLRNNSLYGSIPNCFSNLTSLQILDLSSNHLIGDIPPKFGNLAGMIETSDILWYIQQNLNVSFVFENGIIDVIVIWKRSKQAISWNNLEICSLLDLSMNQLYGEIPASLGSLKALKLLNVSHNNLYGKLPVSFGDLKNLESLDLSHNNLSGSIPQSLANLLQLTVLDVSNNKLTGKIPVGNQMDTMIDPNFYANNSGLCGTQILVSCPKALSPTKPPSVKYKETWFSWEGVGIGYAVGFTVTAGILCLIDSFVPTKPPNYRRQQRRQRV, translated from the exons ATGGCCAAACTCAGCCTACTACTaccactactactactacctgTACTTCTCACCTTCGTCGCCACTTCTCTCTCTTGTCCTGAACATCAAAAACAAGCCCTTCTCCACTTTAAAGCCTCCTTCATCAATGCTACTTCTTCAACAAAAAGCACATTGAATCGGTTAGATTCATGGAATTCCAGCTCCGATTGTTGCCACTGGGATGGGGTCAATTGTAGTTCTCACTTTGGTTCCAAGACTGTGCTAGCTCTATATTTGGACCATATCACGTTGTATTCACAGGAGACAGTGTGGTTGCCTTCAACCATCTTGACACCGCTCTTTCATATTAGAAGCTTGATGCACCTTGACTTGTCCGGCAATGAAATACAAGGAGAATTGCCACGTGATGGCTTTGGCAATTTGACCAAATTAGTTCATCTTGATTTGTGTCTTAATTACTTCAATGGCTCCATTCCCTCTCAACTTTTTCACTTGAGGTATCTTCAATATCTTGACTTGTCTGTCAATTCAATACAAGGAGAATTGCCACGTGATGGCTTTGGCAATTTGACCAAATTAGTTCATCTTGACTTGTGGAATAATGGCTTCATCAATGGCTCCATTCCCTCTCAACTTTTTCACTTGAGGCATCTTCAATATCTTGATTTGAGTTTCAGTTACTTCCATGGTACTCTAAGTGGAGAAGTGGCGTCTCTTCAAAATTTGAGGGTGTTGAAACTAGCTGGTACTTTTAGTCTGGAAAATATCCTTGTGGAGCTTCCTAAGGAGATAGGGAATATGACAAAGTTGCAGCAATTGTCTCTTAACGAAAACAATTTCTTTGGTAAAATTCCGTCTTCAATTCTAAATTTGAAGGAATTGAAAATATTGGACTTGGGTCACAATTCATTGTCAATGGAAATTCCTATCGATATTGGCAATCTGTCTAACATCACTAGTTTGGTCTTGAGCGACAACAACTTGACAGGTAGAATCCCATCATCCATACTGAAATTAACGAAGTTGGAAACATTTCAATTGGACAATAACAAGCTTGTTGGAGAAATTCCATCCGGTTTGTCCAATATCAAGGGCTTGAAGAGTCTTCTGCTTGGAGGCAATCATCTCACTTGGAATAACAATGCAACGATAGAGCCAAAGTTTATGCTATCTGAGTTGTCTTTGAAGTCTTGTAGTCTTGAAGGAGAAATTCCAAACTGGATTTCTACGCAAAAGACTCTTAACTTTCTAGACTTGAGTGAGAACCAACTAGAAGGAATGTTCCCACAATGGCTTGCTAAAATGGATGTTGGATTTATATCTCTGTCAGGTAACAGTCTCACAGGTTCTCTCtcaccttttcttttcaactctcacaatttagtttttctttcccTATCTCGTAACAACTTTTATGGAGAACTACCAAGCAACATTGGTAATGCCTCTGCACTCATGGTTCTTATGTTGGATGGCAACAATTTTTCGGGGAATTTTCCTGAATCCATCACCAACATTTATAGACTAGTGTTTTTGGACTtgtcaaacaacaatttttttagcaACTTGACTGATATGACCACACTCAAACACCTAAACATCCATGACAACAAAATCACAAGTGAATTTCTAGACCGTGTCTGCCAAATCTCCAACCTTTATATCCTAAATTTACGAAACAACTCTCTCTATGGTTCAATCCCAAACTGTTTTTCCAACCTCACCAGCCTCCAAATTCTTGATCTCTCAAGTAACCATCTAATTGGAGATATCCCTCCAAAGTTTGGAAATCTTGCTGGTATGATTGAAACATCTGACATACTTTGGTATATCCAACAGAATTTGAACGTTAGTTTTGTCTTCGAAAACGGGATTATTGATGTGATTGTGATTTGGAAGCGGTCGAAACAAGCTATCTCATGGAACAACCTTGAAATCTGCTCTTTGTTAGACTTGTCTATGAACCAACTTTATGGTGAAATTCCAGCTTCATTAGGTAGTCTGAAGGCTTTAAAGCTTCTTAATGTCTCACACAACAACCTTTATGGGAAGTTACCAGTAAGTTTTGGCGATTTAAAGAATCTAGAAAGTTTGGACTTGTCACACAACAATCTATCGGGCTCAATTCCACAATCACTAGCAAATTTGTTGCAATTGACTGTTTTGGATGTGAGTAACAACAAACTTACAGGTAAGATTCCAGTTGGTAATCAAATGGATACAATGATTGATCCAAACTTTTATGCCAATAACAGTGGATTGTGTGGAACGCAAATTTTGGTGTCGTGTCCGAAAGCCTTATCACCAACAAAACCACCTAGTGTTAAATATAAGGAAACTTGGTTCTCATGGGAAGGAGTGGGAATTGGATATGCAGTTGGTTTCACTGTAACAGCGGGAATTCTATGTCTTATTGACAGTTTTGTCCCTACAAAACCTCCAAATTACCGCCGTCAACAAAGAAG GCAAAGAGTATAA